Proteins encoded in a region of the Flavobacterium sp. MDT1-60 genome:
- a CDS encoding 3'-5' exonuclease: MELKLNKPICFFDLETTGIDIGKDRIVEISIFKVFPNGNKESKTWLVNPTIPIPPQTTAVHGITDEKVANEPTFNELAPQIHNMIKDSDLGGFNSDRFDIPLLAEELLRAGVDFDMKNKVSVDVQTIFHKMEERTLSAALKFYCGKSLENAHSAEADTMATYEILKAQLDRYPDLENDMKSLSEFTTRKKIADFAGMIAFDADNEEIFTFGKHKGAKVEKVLETEPGYFSWIQNADFPLYTKKVLTAIKLRRLNTK; the protein is encoded by the coding sequence ATGGAACTGAAACTCAACAAACCAATCTGCTTTTTTGATCTTGAAACAACCGGAATTGATATCGGAAAAGATCGAATCGTAGAGATTTCAATATTCAAAGTTTTTCCAAACGGAAATAAAGAAAGTAAAACTTGGTTGGTGAACCCGACAATTCCAATTCCGCCGCAAACGACTGCTGTTCATGGAATTACTGATGAAAAAGTAGCTAATGAACCCACTTTTAATGAATTGGCACCACAAATCCATAACATGATTAAGGATAGTGATTTAGGTGGTTTTAATTCAGATCGTTTTGATATTCCGCTTTTGGCTGAAGAATTACTTCGTGCCGGTGTTGATTTTGATATGAAAAATAAAGTTTCTGTTGATGTGCAGACTATTTTTCATAAAATGGAAGAGCGTACTTTAAGTGCTGCTTTGAAGTTTTATTGCGGAAAAAGTTTAGAAAATGCCCATTCTGCAGAAGCGGATACAATGGCAACTTACGAAATTCTAAAAGCGCAATTAGACCGTTATCCGGATTTAGAAAATGATATGAAATCATTATCTGAATTTACAACCAGAAAAAAAATCGCCGATTTTGCAGGGATGATTGCTTTTGATGCAGACAACGAAGAAATTTTTACCTTCGGAAAACACAAAGGGGCAAAAGTCGAAAAAGTATTAGAAACAGAGCCGGGATATTTCAGCTGGATCCAAAATGCTGATTTTCCATTGTATACAAAAAAGGTTTTAACAGCCATTAAATTAAGAAGATTAAATACAAAATAA
- a CDS encoding fumarylacetoacetate hydrolase family protein, with protein sequence MKIICIGRNYTNHIEELKNERPTEPVIFMKPDSAVLLKQHPFVIPEFSEEIHHEIEIIVKINKVGKYIEPKFAHKYYDEISVGIDFTARDLQDKLKAKGLPWEKAKAFDGSAVIGDFLLKTDFVSMENLSFELTNNSQTVQKGNTALMLWKIDELIAYVSQYFTLKIGDIIFTGTPAGVAAVKPNDVLEGFLEEKKLFRIQVK encoded by the coding sequence ATGAAGATTATCTGTATCGGTAGAAATTATACCAATCATATCGAAGAATTAAAAAACGAACGACCAACGGAACCGGTGATTTTTATGAAACCGGATTCAGCGGTTTTATTGAAGCAGCATCCGTTTGTAATCCCTGAATTTTCTGAAGAAATTCATCACGAAATAGAGATAATTGTTAAAATTAATAAGGTAGGAAAGTATATCGAGCCTAAATTTGCACATAAGTACTATGATGAAATTAGTGTGGGTATCGATTTTACTGCCAGAGATTTACAGGATAAATTAAAAGCAAAAGGACTTCCGTGGGAAAAAGCTAAAGCATTTGACGGTTCTGCGGTTATTGGAGATTTTTTGCTAAAAACCGATTTTGTTTCAATGGAAAACCTTAGTTTTGAATTAACAAATAATTCTCAAACCGTTCAAAAAGGCAATACAGCACTTATGCTCTGGAAAATTGATGAGCTAATCGCCTATGTATCGCAATATTTTACGCTTAAAATTGGTGATATTATTTTTACGGGAACGCCTGCAGGAGTTGCAGCTGTCAAACCAAACGATGTTTTGGAAGGCTTTTTAGAAGAAAAAAAATTATTTAGAATACAAGTAAAATAA
- a CDS encoding Hpt domain-containing protein, with product MALKYNLSKVYALSDNDPEFVNEILKLFVTEVPEDLKQIKEGIKKKDHKYAYAYAHKIKPTLDLIGLNVAFEEILQVEAWTKAEGKKKEIIETFKSIKIQVKEAIKEIKKDFDV from the coding sequence ATGGCTTTAAAATACAACCTTTCGAAAGTATATGCGCTTTCAGACAATGATCCGGAATTTGTAAACGAAATTCTTAAATTATTTGTTACTGAAGTTCCGGAGGATTTGAAACAAATCAAAGAAGGAATCAAAAAAAAGGATCATAAATATGCTTATGCCTATGCGCATAAAATAAAACCTACTTTAGACCTAATTGGTTTAAATGTTGCTTTTGAAGAAATTCTGCAAGTGGAAGCCTGGACAAAAGCAGAAGGTAAGAAGAAGGAAATTATTGAAACTTTTAAAAGCATAAAAATACAGGTAAAAGAAGCAATCAAGGAAATTAAAAAAGACTTTGACGTATAA
- a CDS encoding CinA family nicotinamide mononucleotide deamidase-related protein, translated as MKATIITIGDEILIGQIVDTNSGFIAKSLDRIGVEIREMISISDDKKHILDTFAQLQNKVDVVIVTGGLGPTKDDVTKKTFCEYFDDELVVNPEVLAHVTQLIEGFYKRPISQLNKDQALVPSTCTVLHNQVGTAPGMWMKKENTVFISLPGVPYEMKYLVEEEIIPKIVREYKRPYIIHKTILTYGQGESMVAERIEDWENNLPDFIKLAYLPNPGRVRLRLTGRGTNKEELEAAIEDNVKSLDVIIHDIIVGYEENETIETVIGKILTKQNKTISTAESFTGGKIASLLAAVPGASNYFKGSVVSYATEAKVNVLGISQDIVDEFSVVSAEVASAMALNVKEILKTDYAIATTGNAGPSKGDSDAEIGAVFIALATPTDIIVEEFNFGQPREKVIDRATIKSLEILQKEILKNVH; from the coding sequence ATGAAAGCAACTATAATTACAATTGGAGATGAAATTCTAATTGGTCAAATCGTTGATACAAACTCAGGTTTTATTGCTAAATCATTAGATCGTATTGGAGTCGAAATACGTGAAATGATTTCGATAAGCGATGATAAAAAACATATTTTAGACACGTTTGCACAATTGCAAAACAAAGTCGATGTCGTAATTGTAACGGGAGGTTTAGGTCCAACAAAAGACGATGTGACTAAAAAAACTTTTTGCGAATATTTTGACGATGAGTTAGTTGTGAATCCTGAAGTTTTAGCACATGTAACACAATTAATTGAAGGTTTTTACAAAAGACCAATCTCGCAATTAAATAAAGATCAGGCTCTTGTGCCTTCGACTTGTACTGTCCTGCATAATCAGGTTGGTACAGCGCCGGGGATGTGGATGAAGAAAGAAAATACCGTTTTTATTTCGCTTCCCGGAGTTCCTTATGAGATGAAATATTTGGTTGAAGAGGAAATAATTCCAAAGATTGTTCGCGAATACAAACGCCCTTATATCATTCATAAAACCATTTTAACGTATGGACAAGGCGAGAGTATGGTGGCAGAACGTATTGAAGATTGGGAGAATAATTTACCCGATTTCATCAAATTAGCTTATTTGCCGAATCCGGGAAGAGTGCGTTTGCGATTGACCGGAAGAGGAACTAATAAAGAAGAATTAGAAGCAGCAATTGAAGATAATGTAAAATCTTTAGACGTTATAATTCATGATATTATAGTAGGTTATGAAGAAAATGAAACAATCGAAACGGTAATCGGAAAAATATTAACGAAACAAAATAAAACAATTTCGACTGCTGAAAGTTTTACAGGCGGAAAAATTGCATCGCTTTTAGCAGCTGTTCCCGGAGCTTCAAATTATTTTAAAGGAAGTGTTGTTTCGTATGCGACAGAAGCAAAAGTTAATGTTCTCGGTATCTCGCAAGATATTGTTGATGAGTTTTCGGTGGTAAGTGCAGAGGTTGCTTCGGCTATGGCTTTGAATGTGAAAGAGATACTCAAAACAGACTACGCAATAGCGACAACTGGTAACGCCGGACCATCAAAAGGGGATTCAGATGCTGAAATTGGAGCTGTTTTTATTGCTTTGGCTACCCCAACTGATATAATTGTAGAAGAATTTAACTTTGGCCAACCACGTGAAAAAGTGATAGATAGAGCCACGATTAAGAGTTTAGAAATATTACAGAAAGAAATTTTAAAAAATGTGCATTAA
- the rpmB gene encoding 50S ribosomal protein L28 — protein sequence MSRVCDLTGKRAMVGNNVSHAMNKTKRKFSVNLVKKRFYLPEEDRWITLRVAASTIKTINKNGISAVLKKAQSEGFIK from the coding sequence ATGTCAAGAGTTTGTGACCTTACAGGTAAAAGAGCGATGGTAGGAAATAACGTTTCTCACGCTATGAACAAAACTAAGAGAAAGTTTTCTGTAAACTTAGTTAAAAAGCGTTTTTATCTTCCAGAAGAAGATAGATGGATTACTCTTAGAGTAGCAGCATCTACGATAAAAACAATTAATAAAAATGGAATTTCTGCAGTTTTGAAAAAAGCGCAGTCAGAAGGATTTATCAAATAA
- the rpmG gene encoding 50S ribosomal protein L33 has translation MAKKGNRIQVILECTEHKTSGVPGTSRYITTKNKKNTPDRLEIKKFNPILKRVTVHKEIK, from the coding sequence ATGGCAAAGAAAGGTAATAGAATCCAGGTAATTTTAGAATGTACTGAGCACAAGACTTCTGGTGTTCCAGGAACTTCTAGATACATTACAACTAAGAACAAAAAAAATACTCCGGACAGATTAGAGATTAAAAAATTTAATCCAATCTTGAAACGTGTAACTGTTCACAAAGAAATTAAGTAA
- a CDS encoding DUF4295 domain-containing protein translates to MAKKTVASLQTSSKRLSKAIKMVKSPKTGAYTFVESIMAPEEVDTFLKKK, encoded by the coding sequence ATGGCAAAGAAAACCGTAGCATCGTTACAAACATCTTCTAAGAGATTATCAAAAGCCATCAAAATGGTGAAATCTCCTAAAACTGGTGCATATACATTCGTAGAATCTATTATGGCTCCTGAAGAAGTTGATACTTTCTTGAAAAAGAAATAA
- the ftsY gene encoding signal recognition particle-docking protein FtsY → MSFFKKLFSTDKKETLDKSLEKSKTTFFSKLSKAVAGKSKVDDDVLDNLEEILVASDVGVNTTLKIISRIEKRVTEDKYLGTDELNQILRDEIGALLSETNRGEATEFEIPKDKKPYVLMVVGVNGVGKTTTIGKLAYQFKKAGYKVVLGAADTFRAAAIDQLQVWADRVDVPIVRQNMGSDPASVAFDTLQSAVAQNADVVIIDTAGRLHNKINLMNELTKVKRVMQKVVADAPHDVLLVLDGSTGQNAFEQAKQFTAATEVTSLAVTKLDGTAKGGVVIGISDQFQIPVKYIGVGEGIEDLQVFNKYEFVDSFFK, encoded by the coding sequence ATGAGTTTTTTTAAAAAATTATTCTCCACTGATAAAAAAGAGACTTTAGACAAAAGTCTTGAAAAATCAAAAACTACTTTTTTCTCAAAGTTAAGTAAAGCCGTTGCCGGAAAATCTAAAGTCGATGACGACGTTTTAGATAATCTGGAAGAAATTCTGGTAGCTTCAGATGTTGGTGTGAATACAACTTTGAAAATTATTTCAAGAATTGAAAAACGCGTTACTGAAGATAAATATTTAGGAACGGATGAATTAAACCAAATTCTTCGTGATGAAATAGGTGCTTTATTGTCTGAAACCAATAGAGGCGAAGCAACCGAATTCGAAATTCCGAAAGACAAAAAGCCATATGTTTTAATGGTAGTTGGTGTTAATGGAGTTGGTAAAACTACGACAATCGGTAAATTGGCTTATCAATTTAAAAAAGCTGGTTATAAAGTGGTTTTAGGTGCTGCAGATACATTTCGTGCCGCTGCAATTGATCAATTACAAGTTTGGGCAGATCGTGTTGATGTGCCAATCGTAAGACAAAATATGGGAAGTGATCCGGCTTCTGTAGCTTTTGATACTTTGCAGTCTGCGGTTGCTCAAAATGCTGATGTAGTTATTATTGATACAGCAGGGCGTCTTCATAACAAAATCAACCTGATGAACGAGCTTACAAAAGTAAAGCGTGTAATGCAGAAGGTTGTTGCGGATGCTCCTCATGATGTACTTTTGGTTTTAGATGGTTCTACAGGTCAGAACGCTTTTGAACAAGCTAAGCAATTTACAGCTGCAACTGAAGTAACTTCACTTGCTGTGACTAAATTAGACGGAACGGCAAAAGGCGGGGTTGTTATTGGTATTTCAGATCAGTTTCAGATTCCTGTAAAATACATAGGTGTTGGTGAAGGAATTGAAGATTTACAAGTCTTTAATAAATATGAATTTGTAGACAGTTTTTTCAAATAA
- a CDS encoding Zn-dependent protease translates to MKYYFLILLFSLISCTKRDNENSVEKIEVQKVIVIQPLGNFELKKSNKVLSEIKTINPNVVLRQNIPFPENAYYKPRNRYRADSIIKSLRNTIGKDSVIVGLSHSDISTTKNGIKDWGIMGLGYRPGKSCVVSDFRLSSKNKNQQFYKLVLHELGHTAGLPHCKVKTCLMRDAEGGNPLDEEKDFCKKCTNFLKRKGWQLI, encoded by the coding sequence ATGAAATACTATTTTCTTATTCTGCTTTTTAGCTTAATTTCTTGTACAAAAAGGGATAATGAAAATAGTGTAGAAAAAATAGAGGTTCAAAAGGTTATTGTGATTCAGCCTTTAGGTAATTTTGAATTGAAGAAGTCCAATAAAGTTCTTTCTGAAATCAAGACTATTAACCCAAATGTAGTTTTGAGACAAAATATTCCTTTTCCTGAAAATGCATATTACAAACCCAGAAACAGATATCGTGCTGATAGTATTATAAAATCACTTCGTAATACTATTGGAAAAGATTCCGTAATTGTTGGATTATCACATTCTGATATCAGTACTACTAAAAACGGAATTAAAGATTGGGGCATTATGGGATTGGGTTATCGACCTGGAAAATCTTGCGTTGTTTCTGATTTTAGATTATCCTCCAAAAATAAAAATCAGCAGTTTTATAAATTAGTTTTGCATGAACTTGGTCATACAGCAGGTTTACCTCATTGTAAAGTCAAAACGTGTTTAATGCGAGATGCTGAAGGAGGAAACCCACTGGATGAAGAAAAAGATTTTTGTAAAAAATGCACTAATTTTTTAAAAAGAAAAGGTTGGCAATTAATCTAA
- a CDS encoding serine hydrolase has product MIKNICKILILTLCVSCSKEDNDSTPPQPQNMYFPPLTGNTWETTSISDLKWNQNEVQPLLDYLELKHSKSFIILVNGRIVLENYFNEHDATKNWYWASAGKTLTSTMTGIAQQEGFLNINNKVSQYIGTGWTSETLAKENLITCKHLLTMTSGLDDSTDDVKPESLIYKADAGTRWAYHNVYVKLQDVVAKASGQTWENYFNTKLRDKIGMNGNWVQLGVNSVYTSNSRSMARFGLLMLNKGKWESNQILNEAYFNEATNSSQNINLGYGYLWWLNGKASYHLPQSQLTFPGSVIPTGPNDMFMALGKNDQKIYVVPSKNMVVIRMGDAADDDNLALSVFDKTLWEKISALYK; this is encoded by the coding sequence ATGATCAAAAATATTTGTAAGATACTGATTCTCACATTATGTGTAAGTTGTAGCAAAGAAGATAATGATTCCACACCTCCTCAGCCCCAAAACATGTATTTTCCACCTTTAACAGGAAATACTTGGGAAACAACATCAATTTCAGATTTAAAATGGAATCAAAATGAAGTCCAGCCACTTTTAGACTACTTAGAACTTAAACATTCTAAATCTTTTATCATTTTAGTCAATGGTCGAATCGTTTTAGAAAATTACTTCAACGAACATGACGCAACAAAAAACTGGTATTGGGCAAGTGCCGGAAAAACCTTAACCTCAACCATGACCGGAATTGCACAACAAGAAGGCTTTTTGAATATCAACAATAAAGTTTCACAATATATTGGAACAGGCTGGACAAGCGAAACACTTGCAAAAGAAAACCTCATTACCTGCAAACACTTACTTACCATGACCTCTGGATTGGACGACAGCACAGACGATGTAAAACCGGAAAGTCTCATTTACAAAGCCGATGCAGGCACACGTTGGGCCTATCATAATGTATATGTAAAATTGCAGGATGTTGTTGCAAAAGCAAGCGGACAAACCTGGGAGAACTATTTCAACACTAAATTAAGAGATAAAATCGGAATGAATGGTAATTGGGTACAACTTGGCGTAAATAGCGTCTATACCAGTAACTCAAGAAGTATGGCGCGTTTTGGACTTTTAATGCTTAATAAAGGGAAATGGGAAAGTAACCAAATTTTAAACGAAGCCTATTTTAATGAAGCAACAAATTCCTCACAAAACATCAATTTAGGTTACGGTTATTTATGGTGGCTTAACGGAAAAGCTTCTTATCACTTACCACAATCACAACTCACTTTTCCAGGAAGCGTGATTCCGACAGGACCAAACGATATGTTTATGGCTTTAGGTAAAAATGATCAAAAAATATATGTTGTACCTAGTAAAAACATGGTCGTTATCAGAATGGGCGACGCTGCTGACGATGATAACCTAGCCTTATCCGTTTTTGATAAAACTTTGTGGGAAAAAATTAGCGCTTTGTATAAATAA
- a CDS encoding DUF721 domain-containing protein yields MAKRLNNQSTIGDVLHQIIQVNKLQPGMDQIDVKEAWGNLMGNGVKTYTKNVVLKGSTLYVELGSAVLREELSHGKSKIVKMINEELGREVVKDVVLR; encoded by the coding sequence ATGGCAAAAAGACTAAATAATCAAAGTACGATTGGCGATGTTTTGCACCAGATTATTCAGGTAAATAAGTTACAGCCCGGAATGGATCAGATTGATGTGAAAGAAGCTTGGGGTAACTTAATGGGAAATGGTGTAAAGACGTATACTAAAAACGTCGTTTTGAAAGGAAGTACGCTATATGTTGAACTTGGATCTGCTGTTTTAAGAGAAGAATTAAGCCACGGAAAATCTAAAATCGTTAAGATGATTAATGAAGAATTAGGTCGTGAAGTGGTTAAGGATGTAGTTTTACGATAG
- a CDS encoding nucleoside-diphosphate kinase, whose product MATNRTFTMIKPDAVQNGHIGNILAMITNGGFKIVSLKLTQLTVADAQAFYAVHAARPFYGELVEFMSRGPIVAAILEKDNAVEDFRTLIGATNPAEAAEGTIRKAYATSIGENAVHGSDSDENAAIESAFHFAGREQF is encoded by the coding sequence ATGGCAACAAATAGAACTTTTACAATGATTAAGCCAGATGCAGTTCAAAACGGACACATCGGAAATATCTTAGCAATGATTACTAATGGAGGTTTCAAAATCGTTTCATTAAAATTAACTCAATTAACTGTAGCTGATGCTCAGGCTTTTTACGCGGTACACGCTGCAAGACCTTTCTACGGAGAATTAGTTGAATTTATGTCACGCGGACCAATTGTTGCTGCTATTTTAGAAAAAGATAACGCGGTAGAAGATTTCAGAACTTTAATTGGAGCTACAAATCCAGCTGAAGCTGCTGAAGGAACTATTCGTAAAGCATACGCAACTTCTATTGGAGAAAATGCAGTTCACGGTTCTGATAGCGACGAAAACGCAGCTATCGAAAGTGCATTCCACTTTGCTGGAAGAGAGCAATTCTAG
- a CDS encoding acyltransferase family protein has protein sequence MTRERLISLDVFRGLTILLMTIVNNPGDWGHVYAPLLHSEWHGCTLTDLVFPFFIFIMGVAVPLAMPTKTWDETTFNKILVRSLRMFCLGIFFNFFAKIQLFGLDGILLLVGRLTITIAVGYALMGNFSSKVKNILAFSILFIYLFLAYSGIEAYHDVRLPGVLQRIAIVYFVVSLLYLKTTQKTQIITGVVLLLGYWAIMALIPVPGIGAANLEKGTNLASWIDSILLEGHMYRETITWDPEGILSTIPSIVNGIIGLLIGQILLREIGKTEKAQKMAIIGVALIIGGLLWNIVFPINKSLWTSSYVLYTTGLATTFLAILYYVIDIAEYKKGFKLFLIWGVNPMIVFFTSQIIPQALVMIEFQNPHNRAEKINLLNYLYSFGIAPFFSNPMAASLAGALVYVGIWTFILWIFYKNKLIFKV, from the coding sequence ATGACCAGAGAGCGCTTGATTTCACTAGATGTCTTCAGAGGATTAACGATTTTATTAATGACCATTGTAAACAACCCGGGCGATTGGGGCCATGTTTACGCACCACTTTTACATTCAGAATGGCACGGCTGCACGCTAACCGATTTAGTTTTTCCGTTTTTTATTTTTATTATGGGAGTTGCAGTTCCACTTGCAATGCCAACCAAAACTTGGGATGAAACCACTTTTAATAAAATATTGGTTCGTTCTTTACGCATGTTCTGTTTGGGAATATTCTTTAATTTCTTTGCTAAAATACAGCTATTCGGTCTTGACGGAATTCTGCTTTTAGTTGGCCGTTTAACCATTACTATTGCTGTTGGTTATGCTTTAATGGGGAATTTTAGTTCAAAAGTTAAAAACATTTTAGCATTCTCTATTCTGTTTATTTATCTATTTTTAGCTTACAGCGGTATCGAAGCCTATCATGATGTGCGCCTGCCTGGGGTTTTACAACGAATTGCTATTGTATATTTTGTGGTTTCACTTCTATATTTAAAAACTACTCAGAAAACACAAATTATAACTGGAGTTGTTTTATTATTAGGCTATTGGGCTATTATGGCTTTAATTCCGGTTCCTGGAATAGGAGCGGCAAATCTCGAAAAAGGAACCAATTTAGCTTCATGGATAGACAGCATTTTGCTTGAAGGTCACATGTATCGCGAAACAATTACCTGGGATCCGGAAGGAATTTTAAGCACAATTCCATCAATCGTAAACGGAATTATTGGTCTTTTAATTGGTCAAATCCTATTACGAGAAATAGGTAAAACCGAAAAAGCTCAAAAAATGGCTATAATCGGTGTAGCACTAATTATTGGAGGTCTATTATGGAACATTGTTTTTCCAATCAACAAATCACTTTGGACAAGTAGTTACGTTTTATATACTACCGGACTAGCCACTACATTTTTAGCAATATTATATTATGTAATTGATATAGCAGAATATAAAAAAGGATTCAAACTATTCTTAATATGGGGTGTAAACCCAATGATTGTGTTTTTTACCTCTCAAATTATTCCACAGGCTTTAGTGATGATTGAATTCCAAAACCCACATAATCGGGCAGAAAAAATTAATCTTCTAAATTATTTGTATAGTTTCGGAATTGCGCCATTCTTTAGCAATCCAATGGCAGCTTCTTTAGCAGGAGCATTGGTGTATGTCGGAATCTGGACATTTATTTTATGGATCTTTTACAAAAACAAACTGATTTTCAAAGTTTAA